A single Mangifera indica cultivar Alphonso chromosome 20, CATAS_Mindica_2.1, whole genome shotgun sequence DNA region contains:
- the LOC123204861 gene encoding ankyrin repeat-containing protein BDA1-like encodes MDERLQNVAMEGNVDALYSALAEDPYVLERIDQVPFVTTPLHTAAREGKIHFAKEILNLKPSFAWKRDHLGRSPLHLALEGKHLQEGLSLRDLNLEEKYQELVTWLIKHDSEVVRVKAKGMVTPLHYAAQLNDETSLADFLYVCPLSIEELTVKSETVIHVAVKNGSLKAFKVLLGWLRRFNKEEILKWKDEEGNNALHTAVSTNQPQMVKLLIGYMKVNIKNSKGLTALDMFYDRQGSLDAAVGDILLAAKAKKASELIYRGPTILKKIFIHLLGSEKTSLVEHFSGGLSFSGRILKRFSLGYRRVDEVPLEVRNVLLVVAILIATATYQAALSPPGGYWQDDSNLQPAANNTGISNSTWIQEHSEQHAAGEMILGSQEQLLFFTFNSLAFFTSVCFISTLVTGLPFYRIIITMTSWMVFSYYFSIRETFNDTECGFLGFLFIFFLPASFLAINYIPFFLDHQHSKLTLHGRRKNLRWGSFEQPKM; translated from the exons ATGGATGAGAGGTTGCAGAATGTTGCCATGGAAGGAAATGTGGATGCATTATATTCAGCACTTGCAGAGGATCCTTATGTTTTAGAGCGTATTGATCAAGTACCATTTGTGACTACTCCCTTGCACACAGCTGCGAGGGAGGGAAAGATCCATTTCGCCAAGGAGATACTAAACTTAAAGCCTTCATTTGCTTGGAAGCGAGACCACCTTGGGCGCAGTCCCCTCCACTTGGCTTTGGAGGGAAAGCACCTGCAGGAAGGGCTTAGTCTCcgtgatttaaatttggaggAGAAGTACCAGGAACTTGTAACATGGTTGATAAAACATGACAGTGAGGTTGTCCGTGTTAAAGCAAAGGGGATGGTTACTCCTCTGCACTATGCAGCTCAACTAAACGATGAAACCAGTTTGGCTgactttttgtatgtttgtccaTTATCAATCGAAGAGTTGACTGTTAAATCTGAAACTGTTATACATGTCGCTGTAAAAAACGGGAGTTTGAAAGCCTTTAAAGTGTTGTTAGGATGGCTTCGACGCTTCAACAAAGAGGAGATCCTGAAGTGGAAGGACGAGGAAGGAAACAATGCATTGCATACTGCAGTATCTACAAATCAACCTCAG ATGGTGAAGCTGTTGATTGGATATATGAAAGTGAATATAAAGAACAGTAAAGGTTTGACAGCTTTGGATATGTTCTATGATCGCCAAGGTTCGCTAGATGCAGCTGTTGGGGACATTCTACTTGCTGCTAAAGCTAAAAAAGCATCTGAACTAATCTATCGTGGGCCTacaatacttaaaaaaatatttattcatctattaGGTTCAGAAAAAACTTCACTAGTAGAGCACTTTTCTGGTGGCTTATCGTTTTCAGGAAGAATTCTGAAAAGATTCTCGCTAGGTTACCGAAGAGTTGATGAAGTTCCCCTTGAAGTCCGAAATGTACTACTTGTGGTTGCTATATTGATAGCCACAGCCACCTATCAAGCAGCACTAAGTCCCCCGGGAGGTTATTGGCAAGATGACAGCAATCTGCAGCCTGCAGCCAACAACACTGGTATCAGTAACTCCACCTGGATCCAAGAACATTCTGAACAACATGCTGCAGGGGAGATGATTCTGGGGTCTCAAgaacaattattattttttacatttaattctTTGGCTTTTTTTACGTCTGTGTGCTTTATTTCCACTCTCGTAACTGGCCTCCCATTTTACAGAATCATTATCACAATGACATCCTGGATGGTATTTTcgtattatttttctattcgTGAAACTTTTAACGACACCGAATGTGGCTTTTTAGGctttttgtttatctttttcCTGCCTGCAAGTTTTCTTGCAATAAATTATATCCCATTTTTCTTAGATCACCAACATTCGAAGCTCACACTGCATGGCCGCCGGAAGAACCTTCGTTGGGGAAGCTTTGAACAACCTAAGATGTGA
- the LOC123204178 gene encoding ankyrin repeat-containing protein BDA1-like — protein sequence MDERLQNAAMEGDVEALFSILEEDPNVLERIDQVSFVTTPLHTAAREGKIHFAKEILNLKPSFARKRDHIGRSPLHLALEGKHQKKELSPRDLDLEEKYQELVTWLIKHDSEVVRVKAKGMVTPLHYAAQLDDESSVADFLYVCPLSIEDLTVKSETVVHVAVKNGRLKAFKVLLGWLRRFDKEEMLEWKDEEGNNPLHTAVSADQPEMVKLLIGYLKVNIKNSKGLTALDIFYLRQYQGLVDAAVGNILLAAKAKTASQLILPSLRDSKKTLLAEYFYGGLTCPGKILKRFSLGYRRVDQVPLEVRNVLLVVAILIATATYQAALSPPEDIGKMTAICSLQPTTLVSVTPPAPSLIQNNMLQGR from the exons ATGGATGAGAGATTGCAGAATGCTGCCATGGAAGGAGATGTGGAAGCATTATTTTCAATACTTGAAGAGGATCCCAACGTTTTAGAGCGTATTGATCAAGTATCATTTGTGACTACTCCCTTGCATACAGCTGCAAGGGAGGGAAAGATCCATTTCGCCAAGGAGATACTAAACTTAAAGCCTTCATTTGCTAGGAAGCGAGATCATATTGGGCGTAGCCCCCTCCACTTGGCTTTGGAGGGAAAACACCAGAAGAAGGAGCTTAGTCCCCGTGATTTGGATTTGGAGGAGAAGTACCAGGAACTCGTAACATGGTTGATAAAACATGACAGTGAGGTTGTCCGTGTTAAAGCAAAGGGGATGGTTACTCCTCTGCACTATGCAGCTCAACTAGACGATGAATCCAGTGTGGCTgactttttgtatgtttgtccaTTATCAATCGAAGACTTGACTGTTAAATCTGAAACTGTTGTACATGTGGCTGTAAAAAACGGGAGGTTGAAAGCCTTTAAAGTCTTGTTAGGATGGCTTCGACGCTTCGACAAAGAGGAGATGCTGGAGTGGAAGGACGAGGAAGGAAACAATCCATTGCATACAGCAGTGTCTGCAGATCAACCTGAG ATGGTGAAGCTGTTGATTGGATATCTGAAAGTGAATATAAAGAACAGTAAAGGTTTGACAGCTTTGGACATCTTCTACCTTCGCCAATATCAAGGTTTGGTAGATGCAGCTGTTGGTAACATTCTACTTGCTGCTAAAGCTAAAACTGCATCTCAACTCATTCTTCCGTCTTTAAGAGATTCGAAAAAAACTTTACTAGCCGAGTACTTTTATGGTGGCTTAACGTGTCCAGGCAAAATTCTGAAAAGATTCTCGCTGGGTTACCGAAGAGTTGATCAAGTTCCTCTTGAAGTCCGGAACGTACTACTTGTGGTGGCTATATTGATAGCCACAGCCACCTATCAAGCAGCATTAAGCCCCCCGGAGGATATTGGCAAGATGACGGCAATCTGCAGCCTGCAGCCAACAACACTGGTATCAGTAACACCACCAGCACCATCTTTAATACAGAACAACATGCTGCAGGGGAGATGA